One segment of Cutaneotrichosporon cavernicola HIS019 DNA, chromosome: 4 DNA contains the following:
- a CDS encoding uncharacterized protein (Hydantoinase B/oxoprolinase) produces MVNATSKDYDPITLSVFQNRFMSIAEAMGRSLQQTSISTNIKERLDYSCAVFAPTGDLVANAPFMPVHLGSMSWSVKHQLALHGPTLKPGDVLLTNAPQSGGSHLPDLTVITPCFDNGEIIFFSASRAHHADIGGILPGSMPPTSTALFEEGAEIPSLKVVSEGVYNRAEVYTALVDEPAKYPGCSGCRNFRDVESDLKAQIAANHKGVQLLTALVAEWGLPTVHAYMGHIRANAESAVRGMLRRAAVDIGTTFSAIDYLDDGSPICLRVEIDPTTGGAVFDFEGTGPELRGNLNAPVCVVHAAVIYCLRSMIGEDIPLNAGCLVPLDIRIPKGSLLSPSPTAAVCGGNVMTSQRVTDTVLKAFRACSASQGDTNNLTFGVGGKDPITGEVTQGWGYYETICGGSGAGPGWHGTSGVHTHMTNTRITDPEILERRYPVLLREFHFRPGSGGKGAWNGGDGVVRSYQFLEGLQVSIMSERRARAPYGVDGGGEGGMGRNLWVREGGGRVVNVGGKGTMQFAAGDTLEVHTPGAGGWGVPGDEKAVKHKVENGLKEVEMRGSVADRSRVDF; encoded by the exons ATGGTTAACGCAACATCCAAAGACTACGACCCGATTACGCTCTCGGTCTT CCAGAACCGGTTCATGTCCATCGCTGAGGCGATGGGCCGGTCGCTGCAACAGACTTCGATCTCGACGAATATTAAAGAACGCCTCGACTACTCGTGCGCCGTCTTTGCGCCGAccggcgacctcgtcgccaacgcccCATTCATGCCCGTTCACCTCGGCAGCATGAGCTGGAGCGTCAAGCACCAGCTCGCTCTCCACGGCCCGACCTTGAAACCAGGAGATGTGTTACTCACGAACGCGCCACAGAGCGGCGGCTCGCATCTCCCCGACCTGACGGTAATCACGCCATGCTTTGACAATGGCGAGATCATCTTTTTCAGCGCATCGCGCGCACACCACGCCGACATCGGAGGCATCCTTCCCGGAAGCATGCCGCCCACTTCGACAGCACTGTttgaggagggcgcggagATTCCCTCCCTCAAGGTCGTGTCGGAGGGCGTGTATAACCGTGCCGAGGTGTACACGGCGCTCGTGGACGAGCCGGCAAAGTATCCCGGCTGCTCGGGATGCCGAAACTTCCGCGACGTCGAAAGCGACCTCAAGGCCCAGATTGCCGCCAATCACAAGGGCGTGCAGCTCCTCACAGCTCTTGTTGCCGAGTGGGGCCTTCCCACTGTCCATGCGTACATGGGCCACATccgcgccaacgccgagtCGGCCGTGCGCGGCAtgctccgccgcgccgctgTCGACATCGGAACCACCTTCTCCGCGATCGACTACCTCGACGATGGCTCACCGATCTGCCTACGTGTCGAGATCGACCCCACCACCGGCGGAGCCGTGTTCGACTTTGAGGGCACGGGCCCCGAGCTGCGCGGCAACCTCAATGCGCCTGTGTGTGTCGTGCACGCCGCGGTCATTTACTGCCTCCGCAGCATGATCGGCGAGGACATCCCCCTCAATGCTGGCTGCCTGGTTCCGCTGGACATCCGCATCCCCAAGGGCTCGctcctctcgccctcccccacaGCGGCCGTGTGCGGCGGCAACGTCATGACGTCGCAGCGCGTCACGGACACGGTACTCAAGGCGTTCCGTGCGTGCTCGGCCAGCCAGGGCGACACGAACAACCTCACCTTTGGCGTGGGCGGCAAAGACCCCATCACGGGCGAGGTCACGCAGGGGTGGGGATACTACGAGACGATCTGTGGTGGTTCGGGTGCCGGCCCAGGATGGCACGGCACGTCGGGCGTTCACACGCACATGACGAACACGCGTATCACAGACCCCGAGATTCTCGAGCGCCGTTATCCCGTCCTGTTGCGCGAGTTCCACTTCCGCCCCGGATcgggagggaagggagcTTGGAAcggaggcgacggcgtcgtgCGCTCCTACCAGTTCCTCGAGGGGCTGCAGGTGTCGATTATGAGTGAGCGCCGCGCACGGGCACCGTACGgtgtcgacggcggcggcgagggcggtaTGGGACGTAACCTCTGGGTGCGGGAGGGTGgcggccgcgtcgtcaATGTTGGGGGTAAGGGTACGATGCAGTTTGCCGCGGgcgacacgctcgaggtcCACACGCCTGGTGCGGGCGGGTGGGGCGTGCCCGGTGACGAGAAGGCGGTAAAGCACAAGGTGGAGAATGGGCTCAAAGAGGTCGAGATGCGCGGGAGCGTGGCTGATCGCTCGCGCGTCGATTTCTAG
- a CDS encoding uncharacterized protein (Major Facilitator Superfamily), with protein sequence MTSKENDQMRIEAVDIDQKDGAEMSEAEQIKELAANELDPKEEKHLVWKLDRHIAPVAMGLYLIAFLDRANIGNAAVGGMTEDLNFPANGLSVATSIFYVTYVLFETPATMLLRSLKPKRLIPAVVIIWGGISLANGFCKTYAQVLACRLLLGVCEAALSPCLVLYMTTFYRREELALRLCYLYMSSALSGVIGGLIAAGFLKMDGLQGLRGWQWLYIIEGAITILVGIIVFFAIANTYQSARYLNKREKWMMSVRQAQEAAFNHDDGFSWVEIRKAFTDPVIWLSGFVQLGLDVCLYGYSTFLVVIINQFGFDRISSQGITAPVYFFCALTYFIGALVSMRYQIRYFVLLPLAIITAIGYAVLIGYPPSVGGQLVGCFLAGAGIYICVGLHVTWLGQNVAGFRKRSVSVGLQQTVGNTGGVVAGQIYRSVDKPRYTIGHGVSLAFWVLAIAGMTAEYFIWKSRNAAREQMSAEDKDEMDVRGITGDQHYSFRYAL encoded by the exons ATGACATCGAAAGAGAACGACCAGATGAGAATCGAGGCTGTCGACATCGACCAGAAGGACGGTGCCGAGATGAGTGAGGCCGAGCAGATCAAGGAACTAGCGGCAAATGAGCTCGACCCCAAAGAGGAGAAACACCTCGTGTGGAAGCTTGACAGACACATCGCGCCCGTCGCCATGGGTCTTTACCTCATTGCTTTCCTCGACCGTGCGAATATCGGTAATGCAGCAGTAGGCGGTATGACTGAGGACCTCAACTTTCCGGCCAACGGCTTAAGTGTTGCGACTAGTATTTTCTACGTTACTTACGTCCTCTTC GAAACTCCCGCCACGATGCTTCTCCGCAGCCTCAAGCCGAAACGCCTGATCCCGGCCGTGGTGATCATCTGGGGCGGAATCTCGCTTGCCAACGGATTCTGCAAGACGTACGCACAGGTTCTTGCCTGTCGTCTCCTCCTGGGAGTCTGTGAAGCCGCCCTCTCCCCGTGTCTCGTGCTGTACATGACGACCTTTTATCGCCGCGAAGAACTCGCTCTCCGCCTCTGCTACCTCTACATGTCTTCTGCGCTCTCCGGCGTGATTGGTGGCCTGATTGCCGCCGGCTTCCTCAAGATGGACGGCCTGCAGGGTCTGCGCGGTTGGCAGTGGCTGTACATAATCGAGGGAGCGATCACCATCCTCGTTGGGATAATTGTCTTTTtcgccatcgccaacaCTTACCAGTCTGCTCGGTACCTGAACAAGCGGGAGAAGTGGATGATGAGCGTGCGGCAGGCGCAGGAGGCCGCGTTCAACCACGACGACGGGTTCAGCTGGGTCGAAATCCGCAAGGCGTTCACCGACCCTGTGATCTGGCTCTCTGGCTTtgtccagctcggcctcgatgtCTGCCTCTACGGCTACAGCACGTTCCttgtcgtcatcatca ACCAGTTCGGCTTCGACCGTATCTCTTCACAGGGCATCACCGCGCCCGTCTACTTTT TCTGCGCACTCACCTACTTTatcggcgcgctcgtctcGATGCGCTACCAGATCCGCTACTTTGTCCTCCTGCCACTCGCCATCATCACCGCCATCGGATACGCTGTTCTCATCGGCTACCCACCCTCCGTCGGCGGCCAGCTTGTGGGCTGCTTCCTCGCCGGTGCTGGCATCTACATCTGCGTGGGACTCCACGTGACATGGCTGGGACAGAATGTTGCTGGGTTCCGAAAACGCTCCGTCTCAGTGGGACTGCAGCAGACGGTCGGTAACACGGGCGGAGTGGTTGCAGGGCAGATCTACCGCTCCGTCGACAAGCCGCGGTACACCATTGGCCACGGAGTCAGTCTCGCGTTTTGGGTTCTCGCCATTGCGGGGATGACGGCCGAGTACTTTATCTGGAAGAGCCGGAATGCTGCGCGGGAGCAGATGTCCGcagaggacaaggacgagatggacgtcAGGGGGATCACGGGAGACCAACACTACTCGTTCCGCTATGCGTTGTGA